tgtgggtgtgggtgtctgtaTGTGCACGCGAGTGGGTATATGGTTGGGTTTGTGCCTCCACAAAGAGAAGATGAGAATGGTCGAGAAACGGAGGAGATGACCACAGCTATGGAACGGAGGAGCATCAGCAGGAGTGGCACGGCGCCGCATACAAAGAGCAAACGCGCGATACTGCGCATGGGGACGCTCGCATCCCACGTCATTCTAGACGCCAGTCGTGACGTCCAGAAGCAGTCGAAGATGCATTCAGTGCGCCATGCACCAACACCCCCAGTCCTTTCTGCCGTGAGCGCACTCGACAACACGCGCAGCGAGACAACGGCGTGCCTCACGTCCCTCATCGACTACCCTGTGTCTCCCTGAATCGATTGTGCATTAACTGGCGGCTGTCTATCCGTTACTCGCTGTTAGGAAACACTATTGCTCGTCAACACTCGAGAAGAGGAACGGGAAGAGACGGTTTGCGGCTCTCTAAGCAgcaacatacacacacgcctcaTTTTTTGCTAGGcacttccccttccccaccgcAACTCATCTGTCAGTTTATCTCAATGATGCCCCGGTGACACGCCGGCGCATTGTCCTCGCTTGAGTCCTCACCCATCAGGTCGTCCGCGTTCATCACGGCCACGCtgtcgtcatcgtcctctTTGCTCATCGGGACGTGCCCCGCCGCGCGCGACGCCGCACTGCAGTCGTCCGACACGGGCGTGGACGGCAAGAGCGCGCTCAGCAGGTTCAGCATCGCCTGTGCCTGCTCTACCGTGTGCCGCTGTAGCTCTTGCTGATTTGCAGCAGTTGGGAGCACAAGCCCGTCGAGGCATGACACCTCGGGCCGCTCCGCGGCGccatccacctcctccagcactcCAGCGACAACGTTCAGCTGCGCCGTGGGCCCCTCGTCCACCGACTCTAGCTcctccgcgtcgctgctgccgccgctgcccagTCGCATCCAGTCCGGCTCCATCCGCACAGCAGGCACCCGTGACGCCATGGCAAGGAACTCCTCGATCTGCGCCGTCGTCCCACGCAGCGACCCTACATCAACGACCTCGTCCGTACGCGGACGTTGCAGCAGGCTTGCCATGCGGTACGCTGTCGCGCCCTCGCACACCTCCAATCGCTCAGTTGCACGGCTCATGCTCATTGGTTTCCCAGACAGGTATCAACAcactgctgcggtgcaaCTCTGCGGGAGCAACATAAAATACTCAGAATCACCGGTGCTGCCTCCTTGAGTGGGAAAGAGTAGATGGATGGAAGAAGGAAGGAGTATAGTGGTGTAAGGCAGCAGACGGCGTGGCAGAGCGAGGAGCAT
This DNA window, taken from Leishmania panamensis strain MHOM/PA/94/PSC-1 chromosome 34 sequence, encodes the following:
- a CDS encoding hypothetical protein (TriTrypDB/GeneDB-style sysID: LpmP.34.3500); the encoded protein is MSRATERLEVCEGATAYRMASLLQRPRTDEVVDVGSLRGTTAQIEEFLAMASRVPAVRMEPDWMRLGSGGSSDAEELESVDEGPTAQLNVVAGVLEEVDGAAERPEVSCLDGLVLPTAANQQELQRHTVEQAQAMLNLLSALLPSTPVSDDCSAASRAAGHVPMSKEDDDDSVAVMNADDLMGEDSSEDNAPACHRGIIEIN